A section of the Maylandia zebra isolate NMK-2024a linkage group LG8, Mzebra_GT3a, whole genome shotgun sequence genome encodes:
- the LOC101467049 gene encoding dnaJ homolog subfamily C member 7: MAAVDIDVPVETEPQICNQEDLERLAESFKEQGNAYYSKKDYSQAFNYYTKAIDACPKNASYYGNRAATLMMLCRFREALEDSQQAVRLDDCFMKGHLREGKCHLSLGNAMAANRCFQKVLELEPSNREAQQEKNNAATLLEYQRMADFGFEKRDFRKVVYCMDRALALASACHRFKILKAECLALLGRYPEAQSVASDILRMDSTNADALYVRGLCLYYEDCIDKAVQFFVQALKMAPDHEKARLACRNAKALKAKKEEGNQAFKNNNYEAAYQLYTEALAIDPNNIKTNAKLYCNRATAGAKLKKVDQAIEDCTSAIKLDDTYIKAYLRRAQCYMDTEQYEEAVRDYEKVYQTEKTSDHKQMLKKAQMELKKSKRKDYYKVLGVGKNATEDEIKKAYRKRALMHHPDRHSSATPEVQKEEEKKFKEVGEAFTVLSDPKKKVRYDNGHDLEDDGCFDGGDFDANNIFRAFFGGHSGGFTFDSSPDSGPGNFFFQFG; encoded by the exons ATGGCAGCTGTTGACATCGACGTGCCGGTAGAAACAGAGCCACAAATCTGCAACCAGGAGGACCTTGAACG TCTGGCTGAAAGTTTCAAAGAGCAAGGCAATGCATACTACAGCAAGAAGGATTACTCTCAGGCTTTCAACTATTACACCAAGGCCATTG aTGCATGCCCCAAAAATGCCAGTTATTATGGGAACAGGGCAGCCACCCTCATGATGCTCTGCCGCTTTCGGGAGGCTCTAGAAGATTCCCAGCAGGCTGTGCGTCTGGATGACTGTTTCATGAAG GGGCATCTACGTGAGGGCAAGTGCCACCTGTCTTTGGGAAATGCCATGGCAGCCAATCGCTGCTTTCAGAAGGTTTTGGAACTGGAGCCGAGCAATAGAGAGGCCCAGCAGGAG aaaaataatGCAGCAACACTGTTGGAATATCAGCGGATGGCAGATTTTGGCTTTGAAAAGCGGGATTTCAGAAAG GTGGTGTACTGCATGGACCGGGCCTTAGCTTTGGCTTCTGCCTGCCACCGCTTCAAAATCCTCAAAGCAGAATGTCTCGCTCTGCTTGGACGCTATCCAGAAGCTCAGTCTGTAGCAAG TGACATCCTGCGAATGGATTCTACAAATGCAGACGCGCTGTACGTTCGAGGCCTGTGTCTTTATTATGAGGACTGCATCGATAAAGCAGTGCAGTTCTTTGTCCAGGCTCTGAAAATGGCACCTGACCATGAAAAAGCCCGACTGGCCTGCAGG AATGCCAAAGCATTAAAAGCTAAGAAGGAGGAAGGAAACCAGGCGTTTAAGAACAACAACTATGAAGCTGCCTATCAGCTTTACACCGAGGCACTCGCAATAGACCCCAACAACATTAAGACCAACGCTAAACTCTACTGCAACAGAGCCACAGCAGGAGCAAAG CTGAAGAAAGTTGATCAAGCCATTGAAGACTGTACCAGTGCAATCAAACTAGATGACACTTACATCAAGGCATACTTAAGAAGAGCTCAGTG CTACATGGACACAGAGCAATATGAAGAGGCTGTACGGGACTATGAAAAAGTTTATCAGACAGAGAAAACCTCAG ATCACAAGCAAATGCTGAAGAAGGCACAGATGGAGCTGAAGAAGAGCAAAAGGAAAGATTACTACAAGGTGCTCGGGGTCGGGAAGAATGCTACTGAGGACGAGATCAAGAAAGCGTATCGCAAACGAGCCCTCATGCATCACCCAG ACCGTCACAGTTCAGCAACACCAGAGGTGcaaaaggaggaggaaaagaaattCAAAGAAGTGGGTGAGGCCTTCACTGTCCTCTCCGACCCGAAGAAGAAGGTCCGCTATGACAACGGGCACGACCTGGAGGATGACGGCTGTTTTGATGGCGGAG ATTTTGATGCAAACAACATCTTCAGGGCTTTCTTTGGTGGCCACAGTGGAGGATTCACTTTCGATTCCAGCCCAG ACTCTGGACCTGGAAATTTCTTTTTCCAGTTTGGCTAA